In Vicugna pacos chromosome 10, VicPac4, whole genome shotgun sequence, the following proteins share a genomic window:
- the CTNND1 gene encoding catenin delta-1 isoform X4, which translates to MDDSEVESTASILASVKEQEAQFEKLTRALEEERRHVSAQLERVRVSPQDANPLMANGTLTRRHQNGRFVGDADLERQKFSDLKLNGPQDHSHLLYSTIPRMQEPGQIVETYTEEDPEGAMSVVSVETSDDGTTRRTETTVKKVVKTVTTRTVQPVPVGPDGLPVDASSVSNNYIQTLGRDFRKNGNGGPGPYVGQAGTATLPRNFHYPPDGYSRHYEDGYPSGSDNYGSLSRVTRIEERYRPSMEGYRAPSRQDVYGPQPQVRVGGSSVDLHRFHPEPYGLEDDQRSMGYDDLDYGMMSDYGTARRTGTPSDPRRRLRSYEDMIGEEVPSDQYYWAPLAQHERGSLASLDSLRKGGPPPPNWRQPELPEVIAMLGFRLDAVKSNAAAYLQHLCYRNDKVKTDVRKLKGIPVLVGLLDHPKKEVHLGACGALKNISFGRDQDNKIAIKNCDGVPALVRLLRKARDMDLTEVITGTLWNLSSHDSIKMEIVDHALHALTDEVIIPHSGWEREPNEDCKPRHIEWESVLTNTAGCLRNVSSERSEARRKLRECDGLVDALIFIVQAVIGQKDSDSKLVENCVCLLRNLSYQVHREIPQAERYQEAPPSVANNTGPHAASCFGAKKGKGKKPTEDPANDTVDFPKRSSPARGYELLFQPEVVRIYISLLKESKNPAILEASAGAIQNLCAGRWTYGRYIRSALRQEKALSAIADLLTNDQERVVKAASGALRNLAVDARNKELIGKHAIPNLVKNLPGGQQSSSQNFSEDTVVSILNTINEVIAENLEAAKKLRETQGIEKLVLINKSGNRSEKEVRAAALVLQTIWGYKELRKPLEKEGWKKSDFQVNLNSASRSQSSHSYDDSTLPLIDRNQKSDKKSDREEIQMSNMGSNTKSLDNNYSTLNERGDHNRTLDRSGDLGDMEPLKGTPLMKI; encoded by the exons ATGGACGACTCAGAGGTGGAGTCGACCGCCAGCATCTTGGCCTCTGTGAAGGAACAAGAGGCCCAGTTTGAGAAGCTGACCCGGGCGCTGGAGGAGGAACGGCGCCACGTCTCGGCGCAGCTGGAACGCGTCCGGGTCTCACCACAAGATGCCAACCCACTCATGGCCAACGGCACCCTCACCCGCCGGCATCAG AACGGCCGGTTTGTGGGCGATGCTGACCTTGAGCGACAGAAATTTTCAGATCTAAAGCTCAACGGACCCCAG GATCACAGTCACCTCTTGTATAGCACCATTCCCAGGATGCAAGAGCCAGGGCAAATTGTGGAGACCTACACAGAGGAGGACCCTGAAGGAGCCATGTCTGTAGTCTCTGTGGAAACCTCGGATGATGGAACCACTCGGCGCACAGAGACTACA GTCAAGAAAGTAGTGAAGACTGTGACAACGCGGACAGTTCAGCCAGTCCCTGTGGGACCAGATGGGCTGCCTGTGGATGCCTCATCAGTTTCTAATAACTATATCCAGACTCTGGGTCGTGACTTCCGCAAGAATGGCAACGGGGGGCCCGGTCCCTATGTGGGGCAAGCAGGCACTGCTACCCTTCCCAGGAACTTCCACTACCCTCCTGATGGATATAGCCGCCACTATGAAGATGGTTATCCAAGTGGCAGTGACAATTATGGCAGTCTGTCCCGGGTGACCCGCATTGAGGAACGGTATAGGCCCAGCATGGAAGGTTACCGGGCACCTAGTAGACAGGATGTCTAtgggccccagccccaggttCGGGTAGGTGGGAGCAGCGTGGATCTGCACCGCTTTCATCCAGAGCCTTACGGGCTTGAGGATGACCAGCGTAGCATGGGCTACGATGACCTGGATTACGGCATGATGTCTGATTATGGCACTGCCCGTCGGACCGGGACACCCTCTGACCCTCGGCGACGCCTCAG GAGCTATGAAGACATGATTGGTGAGGAGGTGCCATCAGACCAGTACTATTGGGCTCCTTTGGCCCAGCATGAACGGGGAAGTTTAGCAAGCTTGGATAGCTTGCGCAAGGGAGGACCTCCACCCCCTAATTGGAGACAGCCAGAGCTGCCGGAGGTTATAGCCATGCTAGGATTCCGCTTGGATGCTGTCAAGTCCAATGCAGCTGCATACCTGCAACACTTGTGCTACCGCAATGACAAGGTGAAGACTGATGTCCGGAAGCTCAAGGGCATCCCAGTACTGGTGGGACTATTAGACCACCCCAAAAAGGAAGTGCACCTTGGAGCCTGTGGAGCTCTCAAGAATATCTCTTTTGGGCGTGACCAGGATAACAAGATTGCTATAAAAAACTGTGATGGTGTTCCTGCCCTTGTGCGATTACTCCGAAAGGCTCGAGATATGGACCTCACTGAAGTTATTACTG GAACCTTGTGGAATCTCTCATCCCATGACTCAATCAAAATGGAGATTGTGGACCATGCACTGCATGCCTTGACAGATGAAGTGATCATTCCACATTCTGGTTGGGAGCGGGAACCTAATGAGGATTGTAAGCCACGCCATATTGAGTGGGAATCTGTACTTACCAACACAGCTGGCTGCCTCAG GAATGTCAGCTCAGAGAGGAGTGAAGCTCGCCGGAAACTTCGGGAATGTGATGGTTTGGTGGATGCTCTCATTTTCATTGTTCAGGCTGTGATTGGACAGAAAGATTCAGACAGCAAG CTTGTGGAGAACTGTGTTTGCCTCCTTCGGAACTTGTCATATCAAGTTCACCGGGAAATCCCACAGGCAGAACGTTACCAAGAGGCACCTCCCAGTGTTGCCAATAATACTGGGCCACATGCTGCCAGTTGCTTTGGGGCCAAGAAGGGCAAAG ggAAAAAACCCACAGAGGATCCAGCAAATGATACAGTGGATTTCCCTAAAAGAAGTAGTCCTGCTCGAG GCTATGAACTTCTGTTTCAGCCAGAGGTGGTGCGGATATACATCTCACTCCTCAAGGAGAGCAAGAATCCTGCCATCCTAGAAGCCTCAGCCGGGGCCATCCAGAACTTGTGTGCTGGGCGCTGGACG TATGGTCGATACATCCGCTCTGCTCTGCGTCAAGAGAAGGCTCTTTCTGCCATTGCTGACCTCCTGACCAATGACCAGGAGCGGGTTGTGAAAGCTGCATCTGGAGCACTGAGAAATCTGGCTGTGGATGCTCGCAACAAAGAGTTAATTG GTAAACATGCTATTCCTAACTTGGTAAAGAATCTGCCAGGAGGGCAGCAGAGCTCTTCCCAGAATTTCTCTGAGGACACTGTGGTCTCTATTTTGAACACCATCAATGAAGTTATTGCTGAGAACTTGGAGGCTGCCAAAAAGCTTCGAGAGACACAGGGTATTGAGAAGCTGGTTTTGATCAACAAATCAGG GAACCGCTCAGAAAAAGAAGTTCGAGCAGCAGCACTTGTATTACAGACAATCTGGGGATATAAGGAACTACGGAAGCCACTGGAAAAAGAAGGATGGAAAAAATCAGACTTTCAG GTGAATCTAAACAGTGCTTCTCGAAGCCAGAGTAGTCATTCCTATGATGATAGCACTCTCCCTCTCATTGACCGGAACCAGAAGTCAG ATAAGAAATCTGATCGGGAAGAAATTCAGATGAGCAATATGGGATCAAACACAAAATCATTAG atAACAACTATTCCACACTGAATGAGAGAGGGGACCACAATAGAACACTGGATCGATCTGGAGATCTAGGCGATATGGAGCCATTGAAGGGAACACCCCTGATG AAGATTTAG
- the CTNND1 gene encoding catenin delta-1 isoform X6, with amino-acid sequence MQEPGQIVETYTEEDPEGAMSVVSVETSDDGTTRRTETTVKKVVKTVTTRTVQPVPVGPDGLPVDASSVSNNYIQTLGRDFRKNGNGGPGPYVGQAGTATLPRNFHYPPDGYSRHYEDGYPSGSDNYGSLSRVTRIEERYRPSMEGYRAPSRQDVYGPQPQVRVGGSSVDLHRFHPEPYGLEDDQRSMGYDDLDYGMMSDYGTARRTGTPSDPRRRLRSYEDMIGEEVPSDQYYWAPLAQHERGSLASLDSLRKGGPPPPNWRQPELPEVIAMLGFRLDAVKSNAAAYLQHLCYRNDKVKTDVRKLKGIPVLVGLLDHPKKEVHLGACGALKNISFGRDQDNKIAIKNCDGVPALVRLLRKARDMDLTEVITGTLWNLSSHDSIKMEIVDHALHALTDEVIIPHSGWEREPNEDCKPRHIEWESVLTNTAGCLRNVSSERSEARRKLRECDGLVDALIFIVQAVIGQKDSDSKLVENCVCLLRNLSYQVHREIPQAERYQEAPPSVANNTGPHAASCFGAKKGKGKKPTEDPANDTVDFPKRSSPARGYELLFQPEVVRIYISLLKESKNPAILEASAGAIQNLCAGRWTYGRYIRSALRQEKALSAIADLLTNDQERVVKAASGALRNLAVDARNKELIGKHAIPNLVKNLPGGQQSSSQNFSEDTVVSILNTINEVIAENLEAAKKLRETQGIEKLVLINKSGNRSEKEVRAAALVLQTIWGYKELRKPLEKEGWKKSDFQVNLNSASRSQSSHSYDDSTLPLIDRNQKSDKKSDREEIQMSNMGSNTKSLDNNYSTLNERGDHNRTLDRSGDLGDMEPLKGTPLMQKI; translated from the exons ATGCAAGAGCCAGGGCAAATTGTGGAGACCTACACAGAGGAGGACCCTGAAGGAGCCATGTCTGTAGTCTCTGTGGAAACCTCGGATGATGGAACCACTCGGCGCACAGAGACTACA GTCAAGAAAGTAGTGAAGACTGTGACAACGCGGACAGTTCAGCCAGTCCCTGTGGGACCAGATGGGCTGCCTGTGGATGCCTCATCAGTTTCTAATAACTATATCCAGACTCTGGGTCGTGACTTCCGCAAGAATGGCAACGGGGGGCCCGGTCCCTATGTGGGGCAAGCAGGCACTGCTACCCTTCCCAGGAACTTCCACTACCCTCCTGATGGATATAGCCGCCACTATGAAGATGGTTATCCAAGTGGCAGTGACAATTATGGCAGTCTGTCCCGGGTGACCCGCATTGAGGAACGGTATAGGCCCAGCATGGAAGGTTACCGGGCACCTAGTAGACAGGATGTCTAtgggccccagccccaggttCGGGTAGGTGGGAGCAGCGTGGATCTGCACCGCTTTCATCCAGAGCCTTACGGGCTTGAGGATGACCAGCGTAGCATGGGCTACGATGACCTGGATTACGGCATGATGTCTGATTATGGCACTGCCCGTCGGACCGGGACACCCTCTGACCCTCGGCGACGCCTCAG GAGCTATGAAGACATGATTGGTGAGGAGGTGCCATCAGACCAGTACTATTGGGCTCCTTTGGCCCAGCATGAACGGGGAAGTTTAGCAAGCTTGGATAGCTTGCGCAAGGGAGGACCTCCACCCCCTAATTGGAGACAGCCAGAGCTGCCGGAGGTTATAGCCATGCTAGGATTCCGCTTGGATGCTGTCAAGTCCAATGCAGCTGCATACCTGCAACACTTGTGCTACCGCAATGACAAGGTGAAGACTGATGTCCGGAAGCTCAAGGGCATCCCAGTACTGGTGGGACTATTAGACCACCCCAAAAAGGAAGTGCACCTTGGAGCCTGTGGAGCTCTCAAGAATATCTCTTTTGGGCGTGACCAGGATAACAAGATTGCTATAAAAAACTGTGATGGTGTTCCTGCCCTTGTGCGATTACTCCGAAAGGCTCGAGATATGGACCTCACTGAAGTTATTACTG GAACCTTGTGGAATCTCTCATCCCATGACTCAATCAAAATGGAGATTGTGGACCATGCACTGCATGCCTTGACAGATGAAGTGATCATTCCACATTCTGGTTGGGAGCGGGAACCTAATGAGGATTGTAAGCCACGCCATATTGAGTGGGAATCTGTACTTACCAACACAGCTGGCTGCCTCAG GAATGTCAGCTCAGAGAGGAGTGAAGCTCGCCGGAAACTTCGGGAATGTGATGGTTTGGTGGATGCTCTCATTTTCATTGTTCAGGCTGTGATTGGACAGAAAGATTCAGACAGCAAG CTTGTGGAGAACTGTGTTTGCCTCCTTCGGAACTTGTCATATCAAGTTCACCGGGAAATCCCACAGGCAGAACGTTACCAAGAGGCACCTCCCAGTGTTGCCAATAATACTGGGCCACATGCTGCCAGTTGCTTTGGGGCCAAGAAGGGCAAAG ggAAAAAACCCACAGAGGATCCAGCAAATGATACAGTGGATTTCCCTAAAAGAAGTAGTCCTGCTCGAG GCTATGAACTTCTGTTTCAGCCAGAGGTGGTGCGGATATACATCTCACTCCTCAAGGAGAGCAAGAATCCTGCCATCCTAGAAGCCTCAGCCGGGGCCATCCAGAACTTGTGTGCTGGGCGCTGGACG TATGGTCGATACATCCGCTCTGCTCTGCGTCAAGAGAAGGCTCTTTCTGCCATTGCTGACCTCCTGACCAATGACCAGGAGCGGGTTGTGAAAGCTGCATCTGGAGCACTGAGAAATCTGGCTGTGGATGCTCGCAACAAAGAGTTAATTG GTAAACATGCTATTCCTAACTTGGTAAAGAATCTGCCAGGAGGGCAGCAGAGCTCTTCCCAGAATTTCTCTGAGGACACTGTGGTCTCTATTTTGAACACCATCAATGAAGTTATTGCTGAGAACTTGGAGGCTGCCAAAAAGCTTCGAGAGACACAGGGTATTGAGAAGCTGGTTTTGATCAACAAATCAGG GAACCGCTCAGAAAAAGAAGTTCGAGCAGCAGCACTTGTATTACAGACAATCTGGGGATATAAGGAACTACGGAAGCCACTGGAAAAAGAAGGATGGAAAAAATCAGACTTTCAG GTGAATCTAAACAGTGCTTCTCGAAGCCAGAGTAGTCATTCCTATGATGATAGCACTCTCCCTCTCATTGACCGGAACCAGAAGTCAG ATAAGAAATCTGATCGGGAAGAAATTCAGATGAGCAATATGGGATCAAACACAAAATCATTAG atAACAACTATTCCACACTGAATGAGAGAGGGGACCACAATAGAACACTGGATCGATCTGGAGATCTAGGCGATATGGAGCCATTGAAGGGAACACCCCTGATG CAGAAGATTTAG
- the CTNND1 gene encoding catenin delta-1 isoform X5 has protein sequence MQEPGQIVETYTEEDPEGAMSVVSVETSDDGTTRRTETTVKKVVKTVTTRTVQPVPVGPDGLPVDASSVSNNYIQTLGRDFRKNGNGGPGPYVGQAGTATLPRNFHYPPDGYSRHYEDGYPSGSDNYGSLSRVTRIEERYRPSMEGYRAPSRQDVYGPQPQVRVGGSSVDLHRFHPEPYGLEDDQRSMGYDDLDYGMMSDYGTARRTGTPSDPRRRLRSYEDMIGEEVPSDQYYWAPLAQHERGSLASLDSLRKGGPPPPNWRQPELPEVIAMLGFRLDAVKSNAAAYLQHLCYRNDKVKTDVRKLKGIPVLVGLLDHPKKEVHLGACGALKNISFGRDQDNKIAIKNCDGVPALVRLLRKARDMDLTEVITGTLWNLSSHDSIKMEIVDHALHALTDEVIIPHSGWEREPNEDCKPRHIEWESVLTNTAGCLRNVSSERSEARRKLRECDGLVDALIFIVQAVIGQKDSDSKLVENCVCLLRNLSYQVHREIPQAERYQEAPPSVANNTGPHAASCFGAKKGKGKKPTEDPANDTVDFPKRSSPARGYELLFQPEVVRIYISLLKESKNPAILEASAGAIQNLCAGRWTYGRYIRSALRQEKALSAIADLLTNDQERVVKAASGALRNLAVDARNKELIGKHAIPNLVKNLPGGQQSSSQNFSEDTVVSILNTINEVIAENLEAAKKLRETQGIEKLVLINKSGNRSEKEVRAAALVLQTIWGYKELRKPLEKEGWKKSDFQVNLNSASRSQSSHSYDDSTLPLIDRNQKSDKKSDREEIQMSNMGSNTKSLDNNYSTLNERGDHNRTLDRSGDLGDMEPLKGTPLMQDEGQESLEEELDELVLDDEGDQVSYPSMVCPPANPKFILEEGGPCVPAVYQSY, from the exons ATGCAAGAGCCAGGGCAAATTGTGGAGACCTACACAGAGGAGGACCCTGAAGGAGCCATGTCTGTAGTCTCTGTGGAAACCTCGGATGATGGAACCACTCGGCGCACAGAGACTACA GTCAAGAAAGTAGTGAAGACTGTGACAACGCGGACAGTTCAGCCAGTCCCTGTGGGACCAGATGGGCTGCCTGTGGATGCCTCATCAGTTTCTAATAACTATATCCAGACTCTGGGTCGTGACTTCCGCAAGAATGGCAACGGGGGGCCCGGTCCCTATGTGGGGCAAGCAGGCACTGCTACCCTTCCCAGGAACTTCCACTACCCTCCTGATGGATATAGCCGCCACTATGAAGATGGTTATCCAAGTGGCAGTGACAATTATGGCAGTCTGTCCCGGGTGACCCGCATTGAGGAACGGTATAGGCCCAGCATGGAAGGTTACCGGGCACCTAGTAGACAGGATGTCTAtgggccccagccccaggttCGGGTAGGTGGGAGCAGCGTGGATCTGCACCGCTTTCATCCAGAGCCTTACGGGCTTGAGGATGACCAGCGTAGCATGGGCTACGATGACCTGGATTACGGCATGATGTCTGATTATGGCACTGCCCGTCGGACCGGGACACCCTCTGACCCTCGGCGACGCCTCAG GAGCTATGAAGACATGATTGGTGAGGAGGTGCCATCAGACCAGTACTATTGGGCTCCTTTGGCCCAGCATGAACGGGGAAGTTTAGCAAGCTTGGATAGCTTGCGCAAGGGAGGACCTCCACCCCCTAATTGGAGACAGCCAGAGCTGCCGGAGGTTATAGCCATGCTAGGATTCCGCTTGGATGCTGTCAAGTCCAATGCAGCTGCATACCTGCAACACTTGTGCTACCGCAATGACAAGGTGAAGACTGATGTCCGGAAGCTCAAGGGCATCCCAGTACTGGTGGGACTATTAGACCACCCCAAAAAGGAAGTGCACCTTGGAGCCTGTGGAGCTCTCAAGAATATCTCTTTTGGGCGTGACCAGGATAACAAGATTGCTATAAAAAACTGTGATGGTGTTCCTGCCCTTGTGCGATTACTCCGAAAGGCTCGAGATATGGACCTCACTGAAGTTATTACTG GAACCTTGTGGAATCTCTCATCCCATGACTCAATCAAAATGGAGATTGTGGACCATGCACTGCATGCCTTGACAGATGAAGTGATCATTCCACATTCTGGTTGGGAGCGGGAACCTAATGAGGATTGTAAGCCACGCCATATTGAGTGGGAATCTGTACTTACCAACACAGCTGGCTGCCTCAG GAATGTCAGCTCAGAGAGGAGTGAAGCTCGCCGGAAACTTCGGGAATGTGATGGTTTGGTGGATGCTCTCATTTTCATTGTTCAGGCTGTGATTGGACAGAAAGATTCAGACAGCAAG CTTGTGGAGAACTGTGTTTGCCTCCTTCGGAACTTGTCATATCAAGTTCACCGGGAAATCCCACAGGCAGAACGTTACCAAGAGGCACCTCCCAGTGTTGCCAATAATACTGGGCCACATGCTGCCAGTTGCTTTGGGGCCAAGAAGGGCAAAG ggAAAAAACCCACAGAGGATCCAGCAAATGATACAGTGGATTTCCCTAAAAGAAGTAGTCCTGCTCGAG GCTATGAACTTCTGTTTCAGCCAGAGGTGGTGCGGATATACATCTCACTCCTCAAGGAGAGCAAGAATCCTGCCATCCTAGAAGCCTCAGCCGGGGCCATCCAGAACTTGTGTGCTGGGCGCTGGACG TATGGTCGATACATCCGCTCTGCTCTGCGTCAAGAGAAGGCTCTTTCTGCCATTGCTGACCTCCTGACCAATGACCAGGAGCGGGTTGTGAAAGCTGCATCTGGAGCACTGAGAAATCTGGCTGTGGATGCTCGCAACAAAGAGTTAATTG GTAAACATGCTATTCCTAACTTGGTAAAGAATCTGCCAGGAGGGCAGCAGAGCTCTTCCCAGAATTTCTCTGAGGACACTGTGGTCTCTATTTTGAACACCATCAATGAAGTTATTGCTGAGAACTTGGAGGCTGCCAAAAAGCTTCGAGAGACACAGGGTATTGAGAAGCTGGTTTTGATCAACAAATCAGG GAACCGCTCAGAAAAAGAAGTTCGAGCAGCAGCACTTGTATTACAGACAATCTGGGGATATAAGGAACTACGGAAGCCACTGGAAAAAGAAGGATGGAAAAAATCAGACTTTCAG GTGAATCTAAACAGTGCTTCTCGAAGCCAGAGTAGTCATTCCTATGATGATAGCACTCTCCCTCTCATTGACCGGAACCAGAAGTCAG ATAAGAAATCTGATCGGGAAGAAATTCAGATGAGCAATATGGGATCAAACACAAAATCATTAG atAACAACTATTCCACACTGAATGAGAGAGGGGACCACAATAGAACACTGGATCGATCTGGAGATCTAGGCGATATGGAGCCATTGAAGGGAACACCCCTGATG CAGGACGAGGGGCAGGAATCTCTGGAGGAAGAGTTGGATGAGTTGGTTTTGGATGATGAGGGGGACCAAGTGTCTTACCCCTCCATGGTATGTCCTCCAGCCAACCCCAAGTTCATCCTTGAGGAAGGAGGTCCCTGTGTCCCAGCAGTTTACCAATCATACTAA